In Rhizobium sp. WSM4643, the following are encoded in one genomic region:
- a CDS encoding phosphotransferase family protein: MTELDTSEFRSLIISVFPELTASVFKLAARGWDSLAVDVDDTLIFKFPRNLGAERALVKEAALLDIVRPSLSMAVPDMRIHDGPPIFSSHTKIEGEHLIAEDYDALGASDRQRLAEDLARFYAELHVLDADRIRSAGAGAIQPWQLPETVRIKALPLLPPDIRSFAQAIISDFEALPPDPYGNIYGFFDGHGWNMAFDHAQRRLNGIYDFADSGFGPLHQEFIYSNFISPDLTARIISAYEMLTGRRLDRRRIAILTGFHRLSELAELADDPANVEQMIRSVATWAAAVRVA; this comes from the coding sequence ATGACCGAGTTGGACACCAGCGAATTTCGCTCTCTCATAATAAGCGTGTTTCCTGAACTGACGGCCTCCGTCTTTAAGCTGGCGGCCAGGGGCTGGGATTCGCTTGCCGTCGACGTCGATGACACGCTGATCTTCAAATTTCCCCGCAATCTCGGCGCGGAAAGAGCGCTTGTGAAGGAAGCCGCCTTGCTCGACATTGTTCGACCGTCGCTGTCGATGGCGGTTCCCGACATGCGCATTCACGACGGGCCGCCGATCTTCTCCAGCCATACCAAGATCGAGGGCGAACATCTCATTGCCGAAGATTACGATGCGCTTGGCGCAAGCGATCGTCAGCGCCTCGCGGAAGATCTCGCGCGTTTTTACGCCGAGCTGCATGTGCTCGACGCCGATCGCATACGCTCGGCGGGTGCCGGGGCAATCCAGCCATGGCAATTGCCCGAGACGGTGCGAATAAAGGCTTTGCCGTTGCTGCCGCCTGACATCAGGAGTTTTGCGCAGGCCATTATTTCGGATTTCGAAGCCTTGCCGCCCGATCCCTACGGCAACATCTACGGCTTCTTCGACGGTCACGGCTGGAACATGGCCTTCGATCATGCGCAAAGGAGGCTGAACGGCATTTACGATTTCGCCGATTCCGGCTTTGGCCCGCTGCACCAGGAATTCATCTACTCGAACTTCATCTCGCCCGATCTGACCGCGCGCATCATATCGGCCTATGAAATGCTGACCGGACGCAGGCTCGACCGGCGGCGCATTGCGATCCTGACCGGCTTCCATCGTCTGTCCGAGCTCGCCGAACTTGCGGACGATCCGGCGAACGTCGAACAGATGATCCGAAGTGTGGCCACATGGGCGGCGGCGGTCCGCGTTGCTTGA